In Pseudobdellovibrionaceae bacterium, the following proteins share a genomic window:
- a CDS encoding HU family DNA-binding protein, translated as MNKADLIEQLSQKIQMSKAQSEDFLNATLEIIQKAVSSGEEVKLVGFGTFDQSHRKSRTGRNPKTGSLMTIPASQVPRFRPGKDFKERVTKGRRKK; from the coding sequence GTGAACAAAGCGGACCTGATTGAACAATTGTCCCAAAAAATCCAAATGAGCAAGGCCCAGTCTGAGGATTTCCTCAACGCGACACTTGAGATTATTCAAAAAGCAGTTTCAAGTGGTGAGGAAGTGAAGCTCGTTGGTTTTGGAACCTTCGATCAATCTCACCGCAAATCACGCACAGGTCGCAACCCCAAAACCGGATCTCTAATGACCATCCCAGCTTCACAGGTTCCCCGATTTCGTCCTGGAAAGGACTTTAAGGAGCGGGTCACAAAGGGTCGTCGCAAAAAGTAA
- a CDS encoding DUF4339 domain-containing protein, with the protein MSQWYFVDDGKACGPLGEEEVLAAVEEGRLGPLDLIFQEGSEKWLPARDVDEFREIFRAKDQDVDAQPTWVLLRKKPKAQGAGYVQSGPFSSNELREKIEAGEVDYSDFVWKEGMKAWRKLIDSKEFKKIFKKIPAEMLEAQTITNVSIQPELPGEELLKDVMQGKIKKPVMEFAEQGQEMPPLEAEGPDLTKEEVPPVFEGDEAPPAPTSPETEEFLKERTQKEQQLKAGTKGEIPKGPVVAKRATLGDEIKEALPKAVPSLPVGLFMTLVAIIFLATGAWLVYSSLPSKEEKEAAFRQAELNRQQLKKREEERARQEQREQERAAKEAAAAAAQPSEPEPPPEPPKPKEWPRVEPTYIRISPKDLAGGSPAVEFTTDGSHHFPIEIKMTGEAGQILNRRSYWRQWALRTEPDKPRILNLAALRLGEGTYQIEAVIGKKAARTEFFVGKKSGGFNSDLDQHRKRIALFHQRERRRLYQAATHLRDVAREFEGQAYKLARNRSGWNRFFRSWSQKMKKAFRSEMKVSPSNVGAFVYPQAWMDLKGLYVELDQATRKVHGKMNGKSSPDVSEIRKIQGQLAREAQQAAGQTLWR; encoded by the coding sequence ATGTCCCAGTGGTACTTCGTTGATGATGGCAAGGCCTGCGGCCCTTTGGGTGAGGAAGAAGTCTTGGCGGCGGTCGAAGAAGGCCGCTTAGGCCCGCTTGACTTGATTTTTCAGGAGGGTTCCGAGAAATGGCTTCCGGCCCGAGATGTGGATGAGTTTCGTGAGATCTTTCGCGCCAAGGACCAGGATGTGGATGCCCAGCCAACCTGGGTGCTGCTGCGAAAAAAGCCCAAGGCCCAGGGCGCTGGATATGTCCAATCAGGACCCTTTTCTTCCAATGAGCTGAGGGAAAAGATTGAGGCAGGCGAAGTGGATTATTCCGACTTCGTATGGAAAGAGGGAATGAAGGCCTGGCGCAAGTTGATCGACTCCAAGGAATTCAAAAAGATCTTCAAAAAGATTCCAGCGGAGATGTTGGAGGCGCAAACCATTACTAATGTCAGCATCCAGCCTGAACTTCCTGGGGAGGAACTCCTCAAAGATGTCATGCAGGGGAAAATTAAAAAGCCGGTGATGGAATTTGCCGAGCAGGGACAGGAAATGCCCCCTCTTGAGGCTGAGGGGCCAGATTTGACCAAAGAGGAAGTTCCACCCGTGTTTGAAGGCGATGAGGCGCCTCCAGCGCCCACCTCGCCCGAAACGGAGGAATTCCTTAAAGAGCGAACTCAGAAGGAACAGCAGCTCAAGGCAGGTACCAAGGGTGAGATTCCGAAGGGACCGGTAGTTGCCAAAAGGGCAACATTGGGAGACGAAATCAAAGAGGCCCTGCCCAAGGCGGTGCCGTCCTTGCCCGTGGGTCTTTTTATGACCCTTGTGGCGATAATATTTCTGGCTACCGGTGCCTGGCTGGTTTATTCCAGTTTGCCTTCCAAGGAGGAAAAAGAGGCGGCATTCCGCCAAGCCGAGCTCAACCGTCAGCAGTTGAAGAAGCGGGAGGAGGAGCGAGCCAGGCAAGAGCAAAGGGAACAGGAACGAGCCGCCAAGGAGGCCGCAGCAGCGGCAGCCCAGCCATCGGAGCCCGAACCTCCGCCAGAGCCCCCTAAACCCAAGGAATGGCCAAGGGTGGAGCCAACTTACATTCGAATTTCTCCAAAGGATTTGGCGGGAGGATCTCCTGCGGTGGAGTTTACCACTGATGGCAGTCACCATTTTCCGATTGAAATCAAAATGACAGGGGAGGCGGGGCAGATTTTGAATCGTCGGAGTTATTGGCGTCAGTGGGCCTTGCGTACAGAACCTGACAAGCCTCGAATTTTGAATCTGGCGGCTCTTCGTCTTGGTGAAGGGACTTACCAAATTGAAGCTGTCATCGGCAAAAAGGCCGCGCGCACTGAATTTTTTGTAGGCAAAAAAAGTGGTGGGTTCAACAGTGATTTGGATCAACACCGAAAGCGCATTGCTTTGTTCCACCAGAGGGAGCGCCGTCGGCTCTACCAGGCGGCCACCCACCTTAGAGACGTGGCCCGGGAGTTCGAGGGCCAGGCTTACAAGTTGGCCAGGAACCGCAGTGGCTGGAACCGCTTTTTTCGCTCTTGGTCGCAAAAAATGAAAAAGGCCTTTCGCAGCGAAATGAAGGTGAGCCCCAGCAATGTGGGCGCCTTCGTCTACCCGCAGGCCTGGATGGATCTAAAAGGTCTTTATGTGGAATTGGACCAGGCAACCCGCAAGGTTCATGGCAAAATGAATGGCAAATCCTCACCTGATGTGAGTGAGATCAGAAAGATTCAGGGGCAGCTCGCCCGCGAAGCTCAACAGGCTGCCGGCCAGACATTATGGCGCTAA